From the Halobacterium zhouii genome, the window ACCAGGCCGCGAACCCAGTCGTCGGTGCCGAGTACGAGTCGTTCAGTGATGACGACCGGTTCCCGAGTGTCGGCCTCGACGGCCTCCTCGCGGTCGACGGGAACGACGAGCGTGAACGCGTCGGCGTGGTTGAGCGCCGTGACCTCCTGCTGGCGGAGCGGCCGGTCCGGAAGCGAGTCCAGCGCGCCTGTCATACCCGACAGAGGGTGGTAGGGACGGTTAGGTCATTCGTTCGGCCGCCAGCCTGTGCACTGTACTCCACGGTGTTTCATTCGCCTCGCGGGGTTTCATTCACTCCGAGATAATTCACACAAAGTATATATGGCGAGTGGGTGTGGCACCAACTGAGATGCCCGAATGCCAGAACTGCGGGTCGTTCGTGACGCCGGACTACGTCCGCGTCTTCGCCCCACCGGGCGTCGAGTCCCCTCGTATCTGCCCCGACTGTCCGGACATGGTACGCGACGGCAACGACGTTCGCGAGGCCCGCGCCACTAGGTCCTGAACG encodes:
- a CDS encoding DUF7563 family protein, which produces MPECQNCGSFVTPDYVRVFAPPGVESPRICPDCPDMVRDGNDVREARATRS